From Scleropages formosus chromosome 25, fSclFor1.1, whole genome shotgun sequence, a single genomic window includes:
- the dhrs11a gene encoding dehydrogenase/reductase SDR family member 11a isoform X2, translated as MEKLAAECQSAGYSGTLIPYKCDLSNEDEILSMFSAIKTLHRGVDVCINNAGLAHAEPLLSGRTDGWRNMLDVNVLALSICTREAYRSLKERNVDDGHIININSMGGHRIVPSADEHFYCATKYAVTALTEGLRQELREAKTHIRVTCISPGIVETEFAFRHHNSDPEKAAATYESIKCLKAEDIATAVVYVLGAPPHVQVGDLQMRPVEQVS; from the exons ATGGAG AAGCTGGCGGCGGAGTGTCAGAGTGCCGGCTACAGCGGCACGCTCATCCCGTACAAGTGCGACCTGTCCAACGAGGACGAGATCCTGTCCATGTTCTCCGCCATCAAGACCCTGCACCGTGGCGTGGACGTGTGCATCAACAACGCTGGCCTGGCCCACGCCGAGCCTCTGCTGAGCGGCAGGACCGACGGCTGGAGGAACATGCTTGAC GTGAACGTCCTGGCCCTGTCCATCTGCACGCGCGAGGCCTACCGCTCACTCAAGGAGAGAAACGTGGACGATGGCCATATCATCAACATAAACAG CATGGGGGGCCACAGGATAGTGCCGAGCGCCGATGAGCACTTTTACTGCGCCACCAAGTACGCTGTGACGGCGCTCACTGAGGGGCTGCGGCAGGAGCTTCGGGAGGCCAAGACGCACATACGAGTCACG TGTATATCCCCTGGCATCGTGGAGACAGAGTTCGCCTTTCGCCACCACAACAGCGACCCTGAGAAAGCCGCTGCTACCTATGAGAGCATTAAg tgtttgaaggCGGAGGACATAGCGACTGCGGTTGTGTACGTACTTGGTGCACCTCCCCATGTGCAG GTTGGAGACCTGCAGATGCGGCCGGTGGAGCAGGTGTCGTAG
- the LOC108921494 gene encoding sodium- and chloride-dependent GABA transporter ine: protein MEAETKRPTWNKQIEFTLAAIGCAVGLGNVWRFPYLCYRSGGGAFLVPYLLMLVLLGIPLLYVELSVGQYVRRGPVHAMAKVCPLLKGVGLATVAISFIMCTYYNVIITWALYYLFSSFQSPLPWENCNNTWNRPNCTSSTTNSSFSSTASQQFFNYKVLERTAGVGDPGTIRWELILLLLVAWILVYLSIFKGVKSTGKVVYFTALFPYVILVALLINNVQLPGAMKGIEFYIIPEWDKLKSLEVWVNAAAQIFNSLGIGFGSLMAMASYNDFHNSILKDTLVVSITNSFTSILAGFVIFSAIGYMSHLQSIAVSDIAVDGPGLVFVVYPQAFPTMSVAPLWAVLFFFMLLCLGLDSQFAMVEVMVTSLVDAYSASLLKYLKNKEILILIVCCSAFLLGIPHVMQVGIYVFQLMDHYTAIISIMFLAFFEVLAICWLYGVKRLSENVEEMTGKKPGTFFTVCWAVICPVLVAVLLVFSVIQFKPARYETYQYPAWCQGIGWVIAMASVIWIPLCALHTLWVLPGTFTQRLWKSITPCGLDEKSAFLESQGEVFPNMKCPLNAVMTPVTSLPAQTTSQTRF, encoded by the exons ATGGAGGCGGAAACAAAGAGACCAACATGGAATAAACAAATAGAATTTACTTTAGCTGCAATCGGCTGTGCAGTCGGGTTGGGAAATGTGTGGAGGTTCCCTTATTTGTGCTACAGGAGTGGTGGAG GTGCCTTTCTGGTTCCCTACCTTCTCATGCTGGTGCTCCTGGGAATCCCACTACTCTATGTGGAACTTTCCGTGGGACAATATGTGAGAAGAGGTCCAGTACATGCCATGGCCAAAGTCTGTCCGCTGCTAAAAG GGGTTGGCCTAGCAACCGTGGCCATTTCCTTCATTATGTGTACGTACTACAACGTCATCATCACGTGGGCTTTGTACTACCTGTTCAGCTCATTCCAGAGCCCCTTACCCTGGGAGAACTGCAATAATACCTGGAACAGGCCCAACTGCACCAGCAGCACTACCAACAGCTCCTTCTCCAGCACAGCGAGCCAGCAGTTCTTCAA CTACAAGGTTCTGGAGCGGACCGCTGGAGTGGGGGACCCTGGGACCATTCGCTGGGAGCTCATCCTGCTTCTGTTGGTTGCCTGGATCCTCGTCTACCTCTCCATCTTCAAAGGAGTGAAGTCAACTGGAAAA GTGGTCTACTTCACCGCACTCTTCCCTTATGTTATCCTGGTGGCCTTGCTGATAAACAACGTACAGCTTCCTGGTGCTATGAAGGGGATCGAGTTTTACATCatccctgaatgggacaagctgAAGTCTCTGGAG GTGTGGGTTAATGCTGCGGCCCAGATCTTCAACTCTCTTGGCATTGGCTTTGGCTCCCTCATGGCGATGGCCAGTTACAATGACTTCCACAACAGCATCTTGAA GGACACGCTAGTGGTCTCCATCACCAACTCCTTCACCAGCATCCTAGCTGGATTTGTCATCTTCTCGGCAATTGGATACATGTCACACCTGCAGAGCATAGCCGTGAGTGACATCGCTGTGGACG GCCCAGGCCTCGTGTTTGTAGTTTACCCACAAGCCTTCCCAACGATGTCCGTTGCCCCCCTCTGGGctgtcttgttcttcttcatGCTGCTCTGTCTGGGACTTGACAGTCAG TTTGCGATGGTGGAAGTAATGGTGACCAGCCTCGTTGATGCCTATAGTGCTTCTCTACTGAAGTACCTCAAGAACAAAGAGATCTTGATCCTCATTgtctgctgctctgcttttttGCTGGGAATTCCTCACGTGATGCAG GTCGGCATCTACGTGTTTCAGCTGATGGACCACTACACCGCCATCATATCCATCATGTTCCTCGCATTTTTTGAAGTGCTTGCCATCTGCTGGCTGTATG GAGTAAAACGTCTTTCTGAGAACGTAGAGGAGATGACGGGAAAGAAACCCGGTACATTCTTCACTGTGTGCTGGGCTGTCATTTGTCCTGTTCTGGTTGCA GTTCTTCTGGTGTTCTCGGTGATTCAGTTCAAACCGGCCCGCTATGAGACTTACCAGTATCCAGCGTGGTGTCAAGGCATCGGCTGGGTCATCGCCATGGCCTCCGTCATCTGGATccctctgtgtgctctgcacACCCTGTGGGTCCTACCTGGTACCTTCACACAG AGACTGTGGAAGTCCATCACTCCTTGTGGCCTGGATGAAAAGAGTGCCTTTCTTGAGAGTCAAGGAGAGGTGTTCCCAAACATGAAATGCCCCTTGAATGCAGTCATGACTCCCGTCACTTCACTACCAGCACAAACTACGAGCCAGACCAGGTTTTGA